In a genomic window of Polycladomyces abyssicola:
- the rpmC gene encoding 50S ribosomal protein L29, which translates to MKAKELMDMTTAEIEQKLRELKEELFNLRFQKATGQLENPARIRQVRKDIARAKTVLRERELGIERRKQA; encoded by the coding sequence ATGAAAGCGAAAGAGCTGATGGACATGACCACCGCGGAAATCGAACAAAAACTGCGTGAGCTCAAGGAAGAACTGTTTAACCTCCGGTTCCAAAAAGCGACCGGGCAATTGGAGAACCCGGCCCGGATCCGTCAGGTTCGCAAAGACATCGCCCGCGCTAAAACCGTTTTGCGGGAGCGCGAACTGGGGATCGAAAGGAGGAAACAGGCATGA
- the rpsQ gene encoding 30S ribosomal protein S17: MTERNRRKVRVGKVVSDKMDKTIVVAVETYKRDPLYGKRVKYTKKFKAHDEQNQAKVGDIVKIMETRPLSKEKRWRLVEIVEEAVII; this comes from the coding sequence ATGACCGAGCGCAATCGTCGGAAAGTACGCGTCGGCAAAGTGGTCAGCGATAAGATGGACAAGACGATTGTCGTGGCGGTGGAGACCTACAAACGTGATCCGCTGTACGGCAAGCGCGTGAAATACACCAAAAAGTTCAAAGCCCATGATGAGCAAAACCAAGCCAAAGTGGGCGACATCGTAAAGATCATGGAAACGCGGCCGCTTTCCAAAGAGAAGCGTTGGCGTTTGGTTGAGATCGTCGAAGAAGCCGTGATCATCTGA
- the rplN gene encoding 50S ribosomal protein L14, with the protein MIQPQSRLRVADNSGAKELMCIKVLGGSKRKSAGIGDIIVASVKQATPGGVVKKGDVVKAVVVRTVRPTRRSDGSYIRFDENAAVVIKEDKSPRGTRIFGPVARELREKDFMKIISLAPEVL; encoded by the coding sequence ATGATTCAACCGCAAAGCCGCCTGCGTGTAGCTGACAACTCCGGAGCCAAAGAGTTGATGTGCATCAAAGTGCTGGGCGGATCGAAACGGAAATCCGCCGGGATTGGTGACATCATCGTAGCTTCCGTGAAACAGGCAACACCCGGTGGCGTTGTCAAGAAAGGGGACGTCGTGAAAGCTGTCGTGGTTCGTACGGTGCGTCCGACTCGTCGTAGCGATGGTTCCTACATCCGTTTTGACGAAAACGCCGCTGTGGTGATCAAGGAAGACAAAAGCCCGCGTGGTACCCGGATTTTCGGACCTGTGGCCCGGGAATTGCGCGAAAAAGACTTCATGAAAATCATCTCGCTGGCGCCGGAAGTACTGTGA